The region TTTAATCCCTTAAAATAATGAGACGCCAATTCAGCATATTTCTGCTGTATATTTTCCGCAAATACATTTATTTCTTCGCCAGTTTCTACATCTACAAATTTTTTCGGTGCATTGTCAAAATTAAAGTTTAATTCTGTTTTTCCATCATAGGTATGAAACAAAACCACCTCATGTTTGTTATATTTTAAGTGTCTTAAAGCTTCAAATAAAGCCTCATCTTCTTTGGTGGTCTGAAACATATCTGTAAAAAGAAAAATTAAAGAGCGTCTGTGCATCTTTTCTGCAATTTCATGCAAATATTGATAGGTTTCTGTGGCAGCCTTAGATGTAGAAATTAACAACTTTTCTAACTGATGCAATAACATACTTCTATGGCGCTCACTACCTTTTTCTGGCGCATAATATTCATAAGAATCTGAGTACACACTTAAGCCAACGGCATCTCTTTGTCGTTTTAAAATCTCCATTAAAGAAGCCGCTGCTACCGCCGCAAAACCAATTTTATTTAAATTTTCTACGGTTTGCGTTTTTACCACAGGATAATGCATCGAAGCCGAATTATCAATAATAATATGGCAGCGCAAATTGGTCTCTTCCTCATATTTTTTGGTGTATAGTTTTTCTGTTTTTGCAAACAATTTCCAATCTATATGCCGTGTACTTTCGCCATTATTGTATAATTTATGTTCAGAAAACTCTACAGAAAAACCATGAAACGGACTTTTATGAATTCCTGTTATAAAACCTTCTACAACCTGTTTGGCAAGAATGTCTAGGTTTTTTATTTCTGTTGATTTTATTTCAGCTACCTTCATTTTAGTTCTTAATTTTTTGAGCTCGCGTTAAATTATCTGTAGTTTGTAACAACTTTTTTAATAAAATCGGATTGTAATTTGGATGGTCTTTTAAGAAGCTATTCAAGATTTCAAAAGCTTCTTTTGATGAGTAATTTCCGATGGAACTTGCCAACCAGCCTTTTGGAAAGAAAATATCGCCCGTCAATTGCACTTCTTCTAACTTCTCTAAAATAGATTTTAAATATTTTGTAGACGATGCATGCTGCAACGGATGATGTATATTATTCAACGCCACTTGTACCCAAGATTCTTTTTCTCTATGCTCCTTTTGTAAAAGTGATCTCATAAAAGCATCTCTTTCAATTTCATCTTGAGATACTGAAGGCAACAACCACCTAAAACGTTCTAATCTATCCTTATTAGAAATTCTAGTTTGTTGTACTTCTAGAATTTCTGTTGCTTTTGGATGTTTAAAAATCGCTAACTTCATGGCTAAAGAGGTGAAATCATCTTCGTTTAAAAAGAGGTTTTTAATTGTCTTTTCTTCTTTCCAAATTTGATATAAATTTTCTTTTCCTTGATTTGAAATAGCAATAGCCTGATACAATCCGAATAAGGTCTTTTTAATATTTTTAGGAAACCCTTTTTCTAACAACCCAAAAATTTCGCTTTCTGTTTGCTGCTGAATGCTTTTCCGTTGCTTCTCTGTAAGGAAAGTCCAAAATATAGCTTGAAGTCTTCCTGACACATAATTGCTAATCAACTCGTTTTTCTCCACTTTAATCGCCCCTAAATACACTTGAAAAGTTTCTAAAGGAGTAACCTTCCCTATCAGCATATTTTCATACAAATTAATAAATTGATAGCCTCTTGAAACCTCGTCTTTGATGTATTTATAATTTCCTATTTCTTTTTTGTAAATAGGAAAAACGCCATACCCAAATCCGTTTGTATTGTATAAAACCTGACCTGGTTTAAAATCTAATGTTGCCTCAGTAATATCAAAAGATTTACCCATATTTTTTATGTTGATGTTTTTTACATATCCTCTAGCGTCTTTTAGTTGAATTTTAAAAGATTGTGTCCAAACTTTTCTAGAACCATCTTCTGCATTTTGATGAATGATAAATTTGGTTACATTCCCTTTTTCATTGTATTCAATTTCTTCCGAAAAAATGGGTCTTCCTGACGAATTTACCCAAACATCAGACCAATTTTTAATTTCCCCTGCTGATTTTTCATCCAAAATTGAGACCAATTCATTCCAATCTGCATTCGTATTTTGGTACGTTTTTATGTAGTCTTGAATTCCTTCTTGAAAAACAGCATCGCCCAGCAAATTCTCCAACTGGCGCATCATAATTGGCGCTTTATTATAAATAATTCTTCCGTAAATAGAACCTGCATCCTTTAAATTTCCTAAATATTGACGAATGGCATTCGTACCTTTTGTTCGGTCTTCAGAATATGCACTTGGGTAATGCGTCATCATAAAACTTAAGGTATGATTCACTTCAGGAAACACAGGATTGATAATTTTGTCTGCCATAAAATTAGCAAACACCTCTTTCATCCAAACATCATTAAACCATTTCATGGTCACCAAATCGCCAAACCACATGTGCGAAGTTTCGTGTGCAATTAATTTTGCTCTGCCTAACTTTCTGTTTTGCGTGGCGTTTTTATCTAAAAACAAGGAAGATTGCCGATATTGAATAGCGCCAACATGCTCCATTCCTCCATATTGAAAAGGCGGAATTGCTGCAAAATCCATTTTTTGGAATGGAAATTTCACTTGTGTGTAAGCCTCTAAAAATTCAAGCGCATTTTGATGAATTTTAAAAACCTCAGAGACACTTTCTTTTATCTTTTCCTTATTATTTTCTCTGTACAAGAAGCGCATATCAAACGCACCAGGGTTTTTAGTTTCCTCCTTAAAAACGCCCGCTACAAAAGAAAATAAATAGGTACTCATGACATCTGACGTCGCAAAAGTATGTTCCGTAAAATCGCCCTCTTCTTTTGTGCTTTTTTCAAAACCTCCTGCTAAAACTTTCCAGTTTGCCGGCGCTGTAATTTTTAAATTGTACTTGGCTTTAATATCCGGCTGATCAAAACAAGGAAACAAGGTGCTTGCTCTATCCGGAACCAATAAAGTGTATAAAAACTCGTTATTTCTGTTCAGAGATGTTTCTCCAGCATCAAATACTATTTCTACCGTATTTTTGCCTACGTTCAGTTTTGTTTTATCAAGAATGATATGTTCTTTCTGGTGTTTAATTTCTGATACGTTCGTATTTATTTTGATTGATTTTAAGTTTGATGTGGCTTCATTAAAATCTAACAGCACATCATTTTTTAAATCATTTAAAGTGAAGTTAACTTGCAGTCTAGAAGCTATTGGATCTTGCTTTTCTTTAGGGATTTTAAAATCTAAATTGTAGGTAACCTCAGTAATTTGTTGTTTTCTGTATTTTGCCAACTCAAAAGAAATTCCTTTTTCAAGTTTTATTTTAGAATTACTTTTTTTATGACAAGAAACTAAAATGACAAAAAAAGCAAATAATGGGAAATACAAATAATTTTTCATACTAAAGTTTAGATTCTAAAAATAAAGAAAGGCTTGCTGTTAGCCAAACCTTTTAAGGAATAAATCTATTCGGGCTTTTTTATCAAAAAAAGAATAAGCTGCTTTTAAAATAGTCTACTTATTAAAACTTTTTGTAATATTGTGTTCTTTAATAAATAAGAAAAATACTTATAATACTCAGGGTAAACTAGATGAAACTTTATTTAAATAAAACGCTGTTTTCCGAAAATTATTCAAAAATGAACAAAGTTAAAAAAAAGTATTTTAAGCGTTTCGCTGTTATACTATTGAGCAGTTTTCTCTTAGGGTGTGTTTCTTCAAAAAAAATTAATTATTTTCAAGATACTACCAATATAAACATAAAAGAAGAATTAGAAAACTATGAGCCAACGCTTCAAATTGGTGATATTTTATCGATAAACGTATCTACCATTGAAAAAGATGCCGCAATTCCCTTTAATCTTTTTGAGGCTCAAACGTTGGCAAACCAAATACCGTTGCCTTATATTATAAATGCCGATGGCGAAATTAGTTTTCCTGTTTTAGGAAAAATTAAAGTAGTTGCAATGACAACCAAGCAACTTACAAATTTCTTAACAAAAAAATTATTACTTTATTTAAAAGATCCTATTGTTAATGTTCGAATAACCAACTTTAAAATTACGATTCTAGGTGAAGTTAAAAATCCGGGGAATTACCCTGTATTAAAT is a window of Polaribacter litorisediminis DNA encoding:
- a CDS encoding M1 family metallopeptidase, producing MKNYLYFPLFAFFVILVSCHKKSNSKIKLEKGISFELAKYRKQQITEVTYNLDFKIPKEKQDPIASRLQVNFTLNDLKNDVLLDFNEATSNLKSIKINTNVSEIKHQKEHIILDKTKLNVGKNTVEIVFDAGETSLNRNNEFLYTLLVPDRASTLFPCFDQPDIKAKYNLKITAPANWKVLAGGFEKSTKEEGDFTEHTFATSDVMSTYLFSFVAGVFKEETKNPGAFDMRFLYRENNKEKIKESVSEVFKIHQNALEFLEAYTQVKFPFQKMDFAAIPPFQYGGMEHVGAIQYRQSSLFLDKNATQNRKLGRAKLIAHETSHMWFGDLVTMKWFNDVWMKEVFANFMADKIINPVFPEVNHTLSFMMTHYPSAYSEDRTKGTNAIRQYLGNLKDAGSIYGRIIYNKAPIMMRQLENLLGDAVFQEGIQDYIKTYQNTNADWNELVSILDEKSAGEIKNWSDVWVNSSGRPIFSEEIEYNEKGNVTKFIIHQNAEDGSRKVWTQSFKIQLKDARGYVKNINIKNMGKSFDITEATLDFKPGQVLYNTNGFGYGVFPIYKKEIGNYKYIKDEVSRGYQFINLYENMLIGKVTPLETFQVYLGAIKVEKNELISNYVSGRLQAIFWTFLTEKQRKSIQQQTESEIFGLLEKGFPKNIKKTLFGLYQAIAISNQGKENLYQIWKEEKTIKNLFLNEDDFTSLAMKLAIFKHPKATEILEVQQTRISNKDRLERFRWLLPSVSQDEIERDAFMRSLLQKEHREKESWVQVALNNIHHPLQHASSTKYLKSILEKLEEVQLTGDIFFPKGWLASSIGNYSSKEAFEILNSFLKDHPNYNPILLKKLLQTTDNLTRAQKIKN
- a CDS encoding polysaccharide biosynthesis/export family protein codes for the protein MNKVKKKYFKRFAVILLSSFLLGCVSSKKINYFQDTTNINIKEELENYEPTLQIGDILSINVSTIEKDAAIPFNLFEAQTLANQIPLPYIINADGEISFPVLGKIKVVAMTTKQLTNFLTKKLLLYLKDPIVNVRITNFKITILGEVKNPGNYPVLNERISIIEALGLAGDLTIYGDRENIMLIREQNGKRIFETIDLTNKELFNKPYFYLTQNDALFIPSNKAKVNASNVGPNTSVIISSISILVTLIAILVR
- a CDS encoding DUF58 domain-containing protein, with product MKVAEIKSTEIKNLDILAKQVVEGFITGIHKSPFHGFSVEFSEHKLYNNGESTRHIDWKLFAKTEKLYTKKYEEETNLRCHIIIDNSASMHYPVVKTQTVENLNKIGFAAVAAASLMEILKRQRDAVGLSVYSDSYEYYAPEKGSERHRSMLLHQLEKLLISTSKAATETYQYLHEIAEKMHRRSLIFLFTDMFQTTKEDEALFEALRHLKYNKHEVVLFHTYDGKTELNFNFDNAPKKFVDVETGEEINVFAENIQQKYAELASHYFKGLKNKCLQYKIDYVPVDIHQGFNDILTAYLLQRKKIK